Below is a genomic region from Mustela lutreola isolate mMusLut2 chromosome 1, mMusLut2.pri, whole genome shotgun sequence.
GGGGATGGTCAGAGGAGCCACCCGATGCCAGAAATCTGTGTAGAAGTTAGGTAGGTGAAATGGGGAGAGTTCTTTGGATGGTCGAGACTGTGAACAAAAGGTGTAAGGGGAGCTGTGCGTAGGTGAAAGTCAAAATAAGGTCTTCCGTGCTTTCTAAGCATAGAATTAGAGGCAAGTGAAGTAAATGGAGTAGGGAGCAGATGCCGAGTCATCAAGGGGATCATGGTAAGGAACCAGGACTCTTTCcccatggggaaggaggatgCACTGGAGATCATCAAGTAGAGAATTAAGAcatcagttttctatttcttcatctgcagTGTGGAGGGAGGCAAGTTAGGAGGTCTGTTTCTGGGGACTAAGAGGAAAAGCTGAGAGTCAAGCCATAACCCACCTATGTAATACTTAACagatgtagttttaattttaaagaaagtactTTCTTTAGGAGTCAGGAATGACTCCCAAGATATCTAGCTGAAGTGAATGTTCATGCCAAGACCACAGGAAGGAGATGAATCTTAGGGAAGCATTCAGAATTGTAGGTTTACTGAATAAAAGCTTTGAGTGTCTACTATACGTCACTcaaaatatgtcagaaagagcTTTCTGGCAGTAGCATGAAGGTCAAATTTGAGGGAAGAGATGGGAAGTTTCAAGGTAGCCTCAAAAAAGTGATTTCTAAGGAGAGAATTGAATTGGGAGCAGATGACTCTTAAGACTTGAGCAGCTGCAGTGAAATAGAACACAATAGCCCTGTCCCTGAAGCTAGTATCTACCTATTCCACCAGTGACCCCTCTACCTTCACCCTTACCTTCTGACAGTGGTTGGGTTTAGCAGGCTAAATATACTCTGAAGTTCCAGTCTAAGATAAAAATCGctctttgaggggcgcctgggtggctcagtgggttaagccgctgccttcggcttgggtcatgatctcagggtcctgggattaagtcccgcatcgggctctctgctcagcagtgagcctgcttcctcctctctctctctctgcctgcctctctgcctacttgtgatctctgtcaaataaagaaataaaatcttaaaaaaaaaaaaaatcactctttggggcgcctgagtggctcagtaggttaaagcctctgctttcagctcaggtcatgatcccagggttctgggatcaagcccccgcattgggctctctgcttggcctgaGGAATAGGAAGCCTATTCCTCTGAGCCTGAGGAATAGGAAGCCTGGCTGAGCTAAGTCTGGCTTCACAATAATTAGTGGATATCAAGGAGCTTCCTACTTCTCATTTGCTCTGGCCATTCTGAAACCGGATTTCCCTTTTCTAAGTTCCCAGAGAAGGGCCAGTTTGACAACAATAAAAACTTCCAGGAAATTCCCAGCACATTTAAGTTCCTAACCCTCCCCCAACCTCAACCCTCTCTTTATTCCCCAACCCCTGACTCCCACTCCAAAAGGAAGGAGCTTATCCCTGAATGCTTCCACCCCTTTGGCCAGAAAGGTGGTACATCTGAGTCCTTAGATCCTCTCCTCTGAGGCCTATCTGGGGCTGAGGGGAGCACATGAGGGTAATATGTGATCCTGTCTAGAAATAGAGGAATAGCTGTAGTGTTCCTTGGAGCTTCCTAAGGTACCAGATTATTATGGAAGATTCAGTTCTAGATGTTCACTCTCCTAGCCTGTCAGGAATTAATCTTTCTCCAAGAGATCCGAGAGGCTCAGTCTCTATGCTAGATGTCAAAACTCAATCACCTTTGGAGGCAAATTTGGAATTATAGGATATAAGCCCCATAAAAACTggcattaagaaaaacaaaactgctggtgctcctgggtggcagaTACTCACTCTCCCAGTAGGCTCTGTGGTGGAGCTTCCCATCACCCTAGAGGCCACAAGAGGCCACTGGTCCTAGAGGCCACAAAAGGCCACTgatctggggtggctcagtgggctaagcctctgcctctgactcagatcatgatcccagggtcctgggatggagcccaacatcgggctctctgctcagtggggagcctcgaCCCCCCCCTCTCCCGCCCCggcccacccccacctgcctatctgcctacttgtgatctgtcaaatagataaataaaatcttaaagcaaaacaaaacaaaacaccaaactgCTAACCTAACAAACTCAGAATATGAGCCAGAAACATTAGCAGTGAATTTACTAACTCACAGAGACTGAGCATTTGGATAGTTCTCATTCTCCAGAAATCTCAagggcaggaaaaaataaaaacccaaatacattcatatattcatataaggAATTTTATCTACTGCAAAGAGGTGAGTATCTGGCTTCTCAGAAGCTTCTTGTCTCCATTAAGACCGTCCATTAACAACTCTAGCTCCAGTTCTTCTTAGAGATTAAAAGCTCCAAAGGCCTGTGATCACGGGCATTGATGAGTGTGCACACAACCTCTGGTCCCAGTTAAATCCCTGGCGTTTGAGCTGTGTGGGAGCCGTGGATGCTTGCTTTCTGGTCTTGCTGCAACCCTTGAAGCAGCTGGTTTAGAAGTGTAAGGTTGCTGTCTCTGCGAGGCACCGGTAGGGGTGGGAGGCAGTTCCCCTTATACTCGATCACTGCCATCTTGGCCCGATCCTGCTCACTGCTATTTGGGATCTGCAGCATTCTCGTGTAGCCCCCATTTTGACCTTGGTAACGAGGGGCCAGTACTTGAAACAGCTTTGGGATCAAGTCTTTCTCCTAGAGGGGGAGAGTTATCCAGGAAAGGGCAGAGTCAGGCAACACTGCGGAGACACATTTAACTTTCGGCACTTCCAAAAATAGGATCCAAACATATTCACACAAAACTCTCCCACCCCCTAACGCGGTAGAGTCAAAGTTACACTGAGGGGTTACAGGCATTTGTGTAGGCTGATTCACGTAACATTCAACTAACTTAAGATACACGTTTCTAATTTAGTTCACGATATCTGTCCACAAGTGAGTGTCTTAGCTTAATTCTATCCAGGTTCCCCTTCCTTtaacaaccccctcccccaaagggAGCAAAGGATCAGATTTGGGAGGGAGATAGGATGCACTCACCGTAAGCCAGAAGTCTGCCATGCGCATGGCTTGTTCGTTAGTGTCTCCCAGCTTCCCATAGTCGATGAGCTGAGGGGACATAACATCACTGATCCAACCCGAGCAAGAAAGGAGGCGCCAATCTTGCTTCTCTAACGCGGGACCGCAACCCACTCATCCCACTAGCAAACCATCCCTCTAATTCAAGCGAGTCCTAACTCCGCAGCTCTAACATGCCGTCCATTTGAGAGGCCGGAGGAGAGGGGTCAACTCAGGGTGTTAGGGGATTCAGACTTGGGGCAGGGACTGCCAGGGCTATCCCACTTATCCCCCAAGCCCAGCCGCCTCTCAGGCCAGAAGCCTCGCGTAGGACAGAAAGGTCCTGCCCCCAACTCACTCGCCTTGCTCGGCCCCGCCCCTCACCTTCTCGGCGTAGCCCCTCATTTCGTCCACGCGCGCCCATGACGCCTCGATGCGTTCGTGTCGCACCAAGCCTGTAAGCAAGTTCCTCAACAGGTGGATGCGGGACTCCGGACCAAGGCCCAGACGGCGGAATACGCGGCCATGGGAGATGGCGGCTGCAACTGACAGCCGCATGTTTTCTAGCTTCTCTCCGCCCCTACGAGGCCGGAACTGGAAACGCGAAGGGAGTCGCCGAGAAGACGGCTTAGGGAGGACGCATGCGCCGTACTTAGGTGCGTGGTGGACGTGTTTGCGCATGAGTATCAGAGCCTGCCTCGTTGGCAACCTG
It encodes:
- the MRPL17 gene encoding large ribosomal subunit protein bL17m translates to MRLSVAAAISHGRVFRRLGLGPESRIHLLRNLLTGLVRHERIEASWARVDEMRGYAEKLIDYGKLGDTNEQAMRMADFWLTEKDLIPKLFQVLAPRYQGQNGGYTRMLQIPNSSEQDRAKMAVIEYKGNCLPPLPVPRRDSNLTLLNQLLQGLQQDQKASIHGSHTAQTPGI